ATCAGGGGTGGTTCCGTTATTGTTCTAACCGTTTTTATCTTTATCGGAACGCTGATCTCTTTGTTGGTGCGCCGCCAGGTGCGGCAGGTCTTTTTGTTGCAACGGGACAAAGAATCGATCCTCAATGCCGCAGGTGATGGGATTGTCGGGGTGGATAAGGATGGTCGGGCAACGTTTATCAATCCTGCTGCTGCACGGATGCTGGGCTATGATGCCGATGATTTACTGCATCGCCATGTTGTTGAAGCCATTCCGGTGATTTTGGCCGAGGGTGAGAATGTGATGGAGCAGGATCATCCATTCTACCGGACTATGAGGTTGAAAGAGGGGGCGTGTACCCGATCTGAATTGGAGTTTTTACGTCGTCGGGACGGAACGATTTTTTCCGTTGAATATGTGGCATCACCATTAATTGATCCTGTGGGCAGGCATGAAGGTGTGGTGTTTATTTTCAAGGACCTGACCTGGCAACAGCAGGCTGAGAAACGTCTGGAAGAGAAAAAACAGCTGCTTGATTACATGAGTAATCATGACAGTCTGACGGGACTTCCCAACCGACGTCTGTTTAAAGACCGGCTTTATCATGCCATTGAACGCGCGCGCCGTACTGAGCAAGAGATATCGGTTTTGTTTATTGATCTGGACCGGTTCAAAAAAATCAATGACTCTCTAGGCCATGAGATGGGTGACAGCCTCCTGATGGCTGTTGCCAACAGGTTAAAAGGTTATTTGCGGCGCTCGGATACCTTGGCCCGTCTCGGCGGTGATGAGTTTGTCGTGATTGCCGAAGAATCGACCCATTCACATTTTGCGGCAGTCCTGGCCCGCAATCTTCTTAAGGAACTTTCGACTGTTTTTGAGGTCGAGACCCATCGCCTTTTTGTTACCGCCAGCATCGGTATCAGTCGCTATCCTCATGATGCTCAGGATGTTAACGGTCTGATGTCCAGTGCCGATGCGGCGATGTATCATGCCAAGTCCAGAGGGCGCAATGATTTCCAGTTTTATGCACCGGAAATGAATGGTCGGGCCCAAGAATTTCTTGAGATGGAAACGCTGCTGCGCGATGCGCTTGAATTGGGGCAGTTTGAAGTATTCTATCAACCCCAGTTTGATATGCGCGACCGAAGCCTTGTTGGGGCAGAGGCCTTGATCCGCTGGAACCATCCCCAGCTTGGGCTGGTTTCCCCAGGGGATTTTATCCCCCTGGCCGAAGAAACGGGACTGATAGTTCCCATCGGCAAATGGGTTTTGACGGAAGCCTGCCAGCAAAACAGACGTTGGATTGATGATGGCTTGAACCCTTTGCGTATCGCCGTGAATCTTTCCATTGCCCAGTTTCGTACGAATCTCAGTACCACTCTGGAGCAGGTTTTAGCACAAAGCAGAATCCCATCTGAACTTCTGGAGCTTGAAATCACAGAAAGCATGTTGATGGAAGATGATCAGAAAACGATTGTCCTGCTCAATGAACTGAAAGCAAAAGGTGTGCATATTTCAATTGACGATTTCGGCACCGGCTATTCTTCATTGAGCTATTTGAGAAAGCTACCTGTCGATAAATTGAAAATCGATCGCTCTTTTATTGCCGATGTCGTGCATAATGAAAGCGATGCGGCGATAATCAGCTCGATCATTGCTCTTGGTCAGAACATGGACCTTGCTGTTCTCGCTGAAGGGGTAGAAAATGAGGACCAGAGAGATTTTCTGGTCAATCAACAATGTTATATTGCCCAGGGCTTTCTCTATGCAAAGCCGATGACCGCTTCAGATCTGACTGAACTATTGAAAAAATCCCAGTTTTAACCTGATGATCCCCTGGAGAAACCATGAAATATATCGGTGCCCATGTTAGTGCCGCCGGTGGTGTCGAGCACGCTGTGGCTAATGCTGTTGCTATTGGTGCAACCGCGTTTGCATTGTTCACAAAAAATCAGAAGCGCTGGAGTGCCCCTCCGTTGGAGGAGCACCGTGTTTGTGCGTTTAAACAGGCGTGTGTTACGCAGGGGTTCTCCCCTGAGCAGATTCTGCCTCATGATAGTTATCTGATCAATCTGGGGCATCCCCAGGTTGATAAGTTGGAGAAATCCCGTCAGGCATTTATCGATGAAATGCAACGATGCGACATGCTGGGGCTGACTCGGCTCAACTTTCATCCCGGAAGCCACTTACGTGAAATGTCAGAAAGTGACTGCCTCGCTTTAGTGGCTGAATCCATCAACTT
This is a stretch of genomic DNA from uncultured Desulfuromonas sp.. It encodes these proteins:
- a CDS encoding EAL domain-containing protein, giving the protein MKLSPSRSVFMLVWLLIATAVVAVVALMGLGYDLVTDLSVERAEVHRELIDKRATVERLQTLLAEIRSESLKLFYEQDQPNRHDEAVHRYSRVLLPFITSFDTPDNESLERCQSALEDLNRFTDRADQWASRYHEVYHECLDGGGLIRIRRLLRQLHAISDILQGRQRLDEAVLIRRWRQKESGSVEQIAQQLIDKRQERWFPLLREIRSEVDSLAQQVEQLAGSTRRDQLMDIRDNMLKSGLERLKRNLVILVEDKVLEDATSLDFLETLQVELFGSDYRIDPGHQTVIVTGGLYALHEERIKLLRERMVLEKSLQESYAGLESLNVALAQLTQSRLDALGKQAEQWLEHALATIRGGSVIVLTVFIFIGTLISLLVRRQVRQVFLLQRDKESILNAAGDGIVGVDKDGRATFINPAAARMLGYDADDLLHRHVVEAIPVILAEGENVMEQDHPFYRTMRLKEGACTRSELEFLRRRDGTIFSVEYVASPLIDPVGRHEGVVFIFKDLTWQQQAEKRLEEKKQLLDYMSNHDSLTGLPNRRLFKDRLYHAIERARRTEQEISVLFIDLDRFKKINDSLGHEMGDSLLMAVANRLKGYLRRSDTLARLGGDEFVVIAEESTHSHFAAVLARNLLKELSTVFEVETHRLFVTASIGISRYPHDAQDVNGLMSSADAAMYHAKSRGRNDFQFYAPEMNGRAQEFLEMETLLRDALELGQFEVFYQPQFDMRDRSLVGAEALIRWNHPQLGLVSPGDFIPLAEETGLIVPIGKWVLTEACQQNRRWIDDGLNPLRIAVNLSIAQFRTNLSTTLEQVLAQSRIPSELLELEITESMLMEDDQKTIVLLNELKAKGVHISIDDFGTGYSSLSYLRKLPVDKLKIDRSFIADVVHNESDAAIISSIIALGQNMDLAVLAEGVENEDQRDFLVNQQCYIAQGFLYAKPMTASDLTELLKKSQF